ATTGAGCTACAAGTAGAAAAGAAAGTAGGCAAGCCAGGTAAAAAAGTATCTGTTGCCGAATTCCGCGAAAAGTGCCGCGACTACGCTAAAAAGCAAGTTGAAGGCCAAAAGGCAGATTTTAAACGCCTTGGTGTATTCGGTGATTGGGACAAGCCTTACTTAACAATGAACTTCGACTTTGAAGCAAACGCGATTCGCGTATTAGGCCGCATTATTAAAAACGGTCACCTTCATAAAGGTTCTAAGCCAGTTCATTGGTGTACAGATTGTGGTTCAGCACTTGCTGAAGCAGAAGTTGAGTACCAAGACAAGCAATCGCCTGCAATCGATGTTAAGTTCACCTTTACTGATCAAGCAGCACTTATCTCTAAGTTTAACTTAGCGGATGGTCATGAAGGCGAAGGCGATATTAGCATTGTTATTTGGACTACAACACCTTGGACACTGCCTGCTAACCGTGCGGTTGCAGTGCATGAAGGTCTTGAGTACAGCTTAGTTCAAATTGAAACTGAACAAGGTAAGCAGCGTTTAGTATTAGCATCTGACTTAGTAAAAGATGCAATGGATCGTTATGGCGTGGATAAGTTCCATGCACTTGGTTATTGCCAAGGTTCAGACCTTGAATTATTGCAAACAAATCACCCATTCTACGATTTCACGGTTCCTGTGATTTTAGGCGAGCACGTAACAACAGATTCTGGTACGGGCGCGGTTCATACTGCACCGGGTCACGGTCAAGAAGACTTTGTTGTGGGTCAGCAATATAACTTAGAAGTAGCTAACCCGGTGGGTGCTAATGGTGTGTACTTACCTGATACTGAACTATTTGCAGGCCAACATGTATTTAAAGCGAATGCGAGCGTAATTGACGTATTAACTGAGAAAGGCGCATTAATGCATCATCATGCGTTTAATCACAGTTACCCGCATTGCTGGCGTCATAAAACGCCAATTATTTTCCGTGCAACGCCGCAGTGGTTCGTTAGTATGGATCAGGCAAATTTGCGTCAAGATTCATTAAGCGAAATCAAAAAGACTCAGTGGCTACCAGAGTGGGGCGAAAGCCGCATTGCGAACATGGTTGAAGGCCGCCCGGATTGGTGTATTTCACGTCAGCGTACGTGGGGTGTGCCAATTGCGTTATTCGTTGATAAAGATACAGGTAGCCTTCACCCGAATACTGCCGAGCTTATCGAGCAAGTTGCTGCAAAGGTGGAAGAAAAGGGCATTCAAGCTTGGTATGACTTAGAAGTAACTGAGCTACTAAGTGCTGAAGACGCAGAGCAATACGTAAAAGTACAAGACACCTTAGATGTTTGGTTTGATTCAGGTGTAACACACGCATGTGTTGTTGATGCACGTGAAGAACTAACAGGTCCTGCTGATTTATATCTTGAAGGTTCTGACCAGCACCGTGGTTGGTTTATGTCGTCAATGATGACATCAGTTGCGATTAACGGTCACGCACCATATAAGCAAGTGCTTACACATGGCTTTACGGTTGACCAAAATGGTCGCAAGATGTCGAAGTCACTGGGTAACGTAATTTCGCCGCAAGATATCATGAACAAAATGGGTGCAGATATCCTGCGTTTATGGGTTGCGTCTACTGATTATACAGCAGAGATGACAGTTTCGGACGAAATCTTCAAACGTTCAGCAGATCGTTACCGCCGTATTCGTAACACTGCACGTTACTTATTAGCGAACCTAAATGGTTTTAATCCAGAAACAGATATGCTTGCAGCAGATGAAATGGTTGCTCTTGATCGTTGGATCTTAGACCGTGCCGCTGTATTACAAGACGAGCTAGTTGCAGCATACGATGAATATCAAATGCTGGTAGTAACACAAAAGCTAATGAACTTCTGTACCGTTGAATTAGGCTCGTTCTACTTAGATGTAATTAAAGATCGTCAATACACAGCAAAAGCCGATAGTGTTGCACGTCGTTCATGTCAAACTGCGCTTTATCATATTGCTGAAGCAATGACGCGCTGGATGGCACCAATTATGAGCTTCACTGCACAAGAAATCTGGCAAGTACTGCCAGGTAAGCGTGATGAGTTTGTATTTACAGGTGAATGGTACCAAGGTCTGGTGAAAGCAGATTCAGCTAAGCTAGATAACGCTTTCTGGCAGCAACTCTTAGAAGTGCGCGCTGAGGTAAACAAAGTACTTGAAGCTGCACGTAAAGAAGAGAAAATCGGCGCAACATTGCAAGCAGAAGTTACCTTGTATGTGGGAACTGAGCTTGAAGCGCAACTGAATGCGCTTGGCGATGAGTTACGCTTCGTATTGCTTACCTCAAAAGCTGTTGTTGAAAATAAAGAAAACCGTCCAGCAGATGCGGTTGCAAGCGAAATTGACGGTTTGTTTATTTCGGTAGCAGCAACATCAGCAGAAAAGTGTGAGCGTTGTTGGCATTACTGCGATGATGTAGGCACTCACGAAGAGCACAAAGATATTTGTGGCCGCTGTGTAACCAACGTAGATGGCGAAGGTGAAGTTCGTCAATTTGCATAGGGGATTTGTGTGTTAAAAGGACGTAGTGGTCTAATTTGGTTAGTGCTCAGCATCATTTTGCTGGCACTAGACCAGATTACTAAATGGATAGTGAGCACAGAAATGTCTCTCTACCAAACAATTGATATTCTGCCAGTATTTAATTTCACTTATGTGCACAACTATGGTGCTGCATTTAGCTTTTTAAGCGAAGCGGGTGGCTGGCAAAAATACTTTTTTAGTATAATCGCAGTGACGATCAGTGTACTGCTGATTTATTGGCTAAAAAAATTACCAGCAACTAACAAATTACTATGCAGTGCGTACGCATTAGTGTTAGCAGGTGCAATTGGTAATTTGATTGATCGCTTAGTACATGGATACGTAATAGACTTTCTACATGTATATTACCAGCAATATGATTTCCCT
This region of Pseudoalteromonas spongiae UST010723-006 genomic DNA includes:
- the ileS gene encoding isoleucine--tRNA ligase: MSDYKHTLNLPETEFPMRGNLAKREPQMLKSWYEKDLYGQIRTAKKGKKSFILHDGPPYANGNIHLGHSVNKILKDIIIKSKTLSGFDAPYVPGWDCHGLPIELQVEKKVGKPGKKVSVAEFREKCRDYAKKQVEGQKADFKRLGVFGDWDKPYLTMNFDFEANAIRVLGRIIKNGHLHKGSKPVHWCTDCGSALAEAEVEYQDKQSPAIDVKFTFTDQAALISKFNLADGHEGEGDISIVIWTTTPWTLPANRAVAVHEGLEYSLVQIETEQGKQRLVLASDLVKDAMDRYGVDKFHALGYCQGSDLELLQTNHPFYDFTVPVILGEHVTTDSGTGAVHTAPGHGQEDFVVGQQYNLEVANPVGANGVYLPDTELFAGQHVFKANASVIDVLTEKGALMHHHAFNHSYPHCWRHKTPIIFRATPQWFVSMDQANLRQDSLSEIKKTQWLPEWGESRIANMVEGRPDWCISRQRTWGVPIALFVDKDTGSLHPNTAELIEQVAAKVEEKGIQAWYDLEVTELLSAEDAEQYVKVQDTLDVWFDSGVTHACVVDAREELTGPADLYLEGSDQHRGWFMSSMMTSVAINGHAPYKQVLTHGFTVDQNGRKMSKSLGNVISPQDIMNKMGADILRLWVASTDYTAEMTVSDEIFKRSADRYRRIRNTARYLLANLNGFNPETDMLAADEMVALDRWILDRAAVLQDELVAAYDEYQMLVVTQKLMNFCTVELGSFYLDVIKDRQYTAKADSVARRSCQTALYHIAEAMTRWMAPIMSFTAQEIWQVLPGKRDEFVFTGEWYQGLVKADSAKLDNAFWQQLLEVRAEVNKVLEAARKEEKIGATLQAEVTLYVGTELEAQLNALGDELRFVLLTSKAVVENKENRPADAVASEIDGLFISVAATSAEKCERCWHYCDDVGTHEEHKDICGRCVTNVDGEGEVRQFA
- the lspA gene encoding signal peptidase II, which translates into the protein MLKGRSGLIWLVLSIILLALDQITKWIVSTEMSLYQTIDILPVFNFTYVHNYGAAFSFLSEAGGWQKYFFSIIAVTISVLLIYWLKKLPATNKLLCSAYALVLAGAIGNLIDRLVHGYVIDFLHVYYQQYDFPVFNIADVAISIGAALLLLDAFFEQKESDK